A single genomic interval of Fructobacillus americanaquae harbors:
- a CDS encoding MarR family transcriptional regulator: MEIDQKLPTIFFAYQEFASLVDLSQYDLTKNQHRMLFIISSLEDVSIKKILVLIGISKQAANVAIRDLMDKGLVTEHRSTVDKRVKYLQLTPEGLALNDQINLEQKRLLDRYFDEADGDWETAMTKLAQKYLDRVE, translated from the coding sequence TTGGAAATCGATCAAAAATTACCAACAATTTTCTTTGCTTATCAGGAATTTGCTTCACTGGTTGACCTTTCGCAATACGATTTAACCAAGAACCAACACCGGATGCTCTTTATTATTTCTTCATTAGAGGACGTGAGTATCAAGAAAATTTTGGTCCTGATTGGCATCTCTAAACAGGCGGCTAATGTCGCCATTCGCGATCTAATGGATAAAGGCCTGGTGACGGAACACCGGTCGACGGTGGATAAGCGCGTCAAATATTTGCAGTTAACCCCAGAAGGGCTCGCCCTTAATGATCAAATCAACCTGGAGCAAAAACGTCTTTTGGACCGCTATTTTGATGAAGCCGACGGCGACTGGGAAACGGCGATGACAAAGTTGGCGCAAAAATACCTTGACCGGGTTGAATAA